The Osmerus eperlanus chromosome 1, fOsmEpe2.1, whole genome shotgun sequence genome includes the window ctacagtcaactcgctcacccataacattgtgttggtgctacatgtactttttaaatgaccataacttgctcaattttcaaccgatttttaaacggtttggtttgttatcaacgtcaaagatgtcgttatgccactgcatacttatgaataattatgttttttttgttttttatagaatataagtatgcagtggcgtaacgacatctctgacgttgataaaaaACCAAACCGTTCGGtttcggttgaaaattgagcaagttatggtcatttaaaaagtacatgtagaatCAACACAATgtggtgagcgagttgactgtagcaagatggccgccatgtgcggacgttctagactccatcgtaagacatctagtctttatatatatttatgggcGGGAGCATCAGGCTCTATGTAAATCCCCTGGACTACGATCATGCCAGCCGGACAGCTGGAGGTGGACTACAAACATGGCAGCCTGACAGCTGGAGGTGGACTACAAACATGGCAGCCTGACAGCTGGAGGTGGACTACAAACATGGCAGCCTGACAGCTGGGGACTCACACATGCCAGGAAAACACAATGATTTGCTGCTGGGAAGATGGAAGTGTGATCTCACATTCAATAGTATTTAATACAACTAGATTAAACTTTGATATTGATTAATCAGCACAGTGTATGTTTGTCATATAACAGTAGTGTGAGGGATTGCCATTCTGTTATCATTTCACAGAAAATCATCTTTAGTATCCAAATGGTGTAGGCCTAGCCTACATGTTTAGAAAATTGAGAAGTTGAGTATGACTAATGTTACAATGttgaaaatatttgtatttcaaTAATTTGATGATAATGGTAGCCTTTAATGCCTTTATTAGCCTGCTAAATTAATTTGATAATAAAAGACTTAATAACATAATCCTACTGAATTATCATATTTACCTAATAAGTCTGGTGGTGGAGACCGCGGAAAACAGAACAGTGCCATGATGAGAATGCAGAAGCCGACTCTAACCCTGGAAGCTAGCGCTCTAAATCCCTCTCTTATTGGATATAAATCTCATGTGATTCATCAATATGCACTTGAAAACACACTCTATTCTACAAAACCACATAACTAATAGAAACAAATTGAAGTTGTGCGCCAGCAGGTGCATGATACAGGTTTTTTTTGTTCAATTTTACTCAGCTTCAGTCGACTGTGTAGGATCTGTATTCACACTTGAATCCAcacgtttttgttgttgtagaaAAGCACTTGACTGTGTGTTAAGACCTAGACAATCTACACAGGGATTGGTTTTCATCAAATAATTAAAGCACTGAAAGAGTTCATTCATGCAGCAAATAAGCATTTCAGATCTTTGACGTCTATCCCCTGGATGCACTGATGTTTTTGATAGTAGGTATATCCTGGCATTATGTGTCATTGTGTAGAATTTCACTGAATTTAAGAGATTTTGCGATAACTTGGTTATATGGTGGGTCAAATTTTGTTTCACGAGCGACTGTTAGCTAGCTTTTAACTCATTTCGGGTTCAGTTGTGGTTAGTCTACCGCTGGTCCTATGAAATAGGCTACAAACTTCCGCGTTGTTATGACAACCTTGATATAATGCATGACAGTCAGATACATTAACAGTAGCCTAATTGTATTCATTAATACGAATACACGTTCACCCCAAGCGTATAGCCTtcataatgtagcctatagcgtAGAAAATATAGCAGAAAGTCCAAGATCAAGTCGTGACGATCACAAGTGCACCTGTGCATGTAGGTCAAGATAGTTCTACGTTGGCCTAGCCTCCTACTCCTCAGTATCGTACAAATAGTCCTACCTCCTGCAGCAACATTGAATTTCTAGCTTAAGAGGCAGGAATTTCGCGGTAGTTAAGGTGTCAATGAGAATCACGGACGTCATTTCGGACTCCGGAGAGGACAAGGCCTGATGGTGTGAAACTTAACAAGCGACGCAATGATAAGCCCCTATACCCGTGTCACTGAGTCACACCCGGGTCATGAACATCCAGCAGTTTATGCAACATTGGCTTTACTATGGCAGCGTTTCAACCTCTGAGTTGCCTCAGTCTACATCGCAGAGACCGTAGCAAACAGTAGGGCTACTGTAGACTATTAGAGTGGGCTGTAGGCCTAAAATATTCACCACTATTTCGAAGCCTCCTTAAATCTATTTTACTGCAACAACCTCAACGCTCTAATTTTTTTTACAGTCTCTTTTTAAGTAGGCTATATAACATGGCGATGAAGTGGTCTGTCGTTTTGTTTTCTTCCGTCTGGAAAAATAGGCAAACAGTTGATTGTGTGTTGCTTTCCACATTTCACCTACCAGCAGGGTAGCTATTCAGTCAGTACTAGCCTAACAGTGGCGGTCTCAGCAACACCGACAGTGCACGAATACAAATATCAGGGCACTATTATTGTATTCACTAAGCGGCCAGTCAgattcaataaaataaaatatattttagttATAGGCTAATAGCCGACTCTTTTGTCATCATCCTAAAGTACAATTAAACGCGACAGCTGTTCTATAGAGGATTTAGGATCCCGTCTGTTTACACGAGCATAAGACAGGATAATCAAGTTTCCTCAAACGGTGCTGTATTTTGAATGAGGGTTGCCATAGTTACACAGTTACagtattctccctctctcaatccccctcccccgccacccgccgaccccccccccccacacacacacacacataggctacacacacacatacacacacacacatacacacacacacaacccttgaGAGTGAAGCtacagtatgatcaaatattCTGTTTCATTCAGTTCCAAATCTTTTTTGAAAATTCGTTCCTCGTCTTTCTTTTTGTTATGTTGGTCACAATTAATTAGGCCAGGGACCGCTGTGTTACTCCGCTCATTTAAACCATAACTCCCCTATATTCATAAATGGCTCTAATTGGCTGATCGTGTGCATACAAAGACCGGTGGATGAGAGAGAACTTGTATAATTTAGTTTCTAGTTGGAGGCTGGTATTCGACCGTTAAATCTCAAAACCCATGACAGGATGAGGTTTGAGGTTGTATTGGCGTATAACTACTGGTCATAACTGGTTTATGTAGTCGAATGGACACAGCGTGCATACCTAGTAGGTACCTGTACTACTGTATGAAAAACTGACTGAACGCACGGCGAAGGAGAGCTGACGAGCGCGCGctccagacagaaagagaaaagctCCTCGTTCTTGTCCATCACGCACTTGCAACCGAAGCATGCGCGACGGTGAGGTGTGACCGTTACACCCCGGTGGAGGTGTAGCCTAAATGGATCTCGGTCAACCGCCCTGCTGGAACCGCTAGATCCATTTGTGGAAAACAAAGATACAACTTTTAGTTAATTACAGATACATATCCGTGTCTCGTTTTAGTCCCGTTACCGACATCACTAGCAGTTCTCTCCGATGTTACTCTCCGCTTCTTTCACCGTTCCGAATAAAGGTCTTTTTTTCTCCTCGCGGTGCGCACTCGACTTAAGGAGTTATATTCCTGTGGCATCTGTGGAAAAGATCATTACTGTCTTTCCGTGTTTGGAGGTGAGCTTTGATATAGTAGAAGAACAGTGCATTCCTTTTGTGAACTATGGTAGGTTATGTCTAATCTGTTCGTGTTTAGATGAGGCTTTACGTTGCTTGATTCTTACACTGTTCCTAAAGACAGCGTTAACACGAGTGCATAGATGACAGATATACGGGGTTGCACTGTTGGAATAATTTTTAGTGGATTGCAGCTATACTTTGTAGTTTCAAACACGTTTCAAGCTGCAGATAGTGTATTTAAATATTTATAATTATATTGATTGTTCGTGTCGGGTGTTACGGATTCAACAGGTTTCATTTGAGACTGTGCTGCGTATTATGGATTTTTATGTGCAGTAGCAGTGTTGTGTTAACATGACAAATCTTCAGAAAATTATATTCAATTCTTCAGGTGTTTTTAGTGCTAAGAAGAGAATATATCCACCCATATTTCCATTACATCTATCTTGGACTAGTTTAACCAGCCTATTTAATTCTCAATACTAAACAAAAAACGTCAAGTTCAGCAGTTCTCCCTCACTTATAGTAAACACTTTTAAAGCATCTCCTTTTCTGTATCTACCTTATCATGAACAGCTGTTTCTGTAGATGTAAGGATAGTTAATTAATAACTAATAACGTATATTTAAATGTTCCAGATGACAGTTGAGTCCCAGCCCAGCAGAGACTGAAGCAGCAGGGCAACCTGcaaccggtgtgtgtgtgtgcgttaccaTGGCAGCAGGAGTGGCAGCATGGCTTCCCTTTGCGAGGGCTGCAGCTATTGGCTGGATGCCAGTGGCCAACTGCCCCATGCCCGTCGccccgggagaccgcagcaagcGTCAGGACGAGATGATCGTCCTGAACGTGAGCGGGCGCCACTTCCAGACGTGGAGAAGCACGTTGGACCGCTTCCCGGACACCCTGCTGGGCAGCTCCGAGAAAGACTTCTTCTACGACGAACACGCCAACGAATACTTCTTCGACCGCGACCCCGACGCCTTCCGGAGCGTCCTGAACTTCTACCGGACGGGGAAGCTGCACTACCCGCGGTGCGAGTGCATCCAGGCGTACGACGAGGAGCTGGCCTTCTTCGGCATCATCCCGGAGATCATCGGCGACTGTTGCTACGAAGAGTACAAGGACCGGAAGCGGGAGAACGCAGAGCGTCTCCAGGACGACCAGGAGGACAACAAGGACGCGAAGCCCCCCAACATGACGGTGCGGGAGACGATGTGGCGGGCCTTCGAGaacccccacacctccaccatggCGCTGGTGTTCTACTACGTCACCGGCTTCTTCATCGCCATCTCCGTCATCACCAACGTAGTGGAGACGGTGCCCTGCGGGGCCACGCCCAGCCAGAAGGACATGCCGTGCGGCGAGCGCTACACGGTGGCGTTCTTCTGCATGGACACCGCCTGCGTCATGATCTTCACCGTGGAGTACCTGATGCGGCTGTTCGCCGCGCCCAGCCGGTACCGGTTCATGCGATCGGTTATGAGCATCATCGACGTGGTGGCCATCTTGCCATACTACATCGGCCTGGTGATGACCAACAACGAGGACGTGAGCGGAGCCTTCGTCACGCTGAGGGTGTTCCGGGTCTTCCGCATCTTCAAGTTCTCCCGTCACTCGCAGGGCCTGCGTATCTTAGGTTACACGCTGAAGAGCTGTGCCTCGGAGCTGGGcttcctgctcttctccctcacCATGGCCATCATCATCTTCGCCACCGTC containing:
- the LOC134028532 gene encoding potassium voltage-gated channel subfamily D member 3-like, with the protein product MAAGVAAWLPFARAAAIGWMPVANCPMPVAPGDRSKRQDEMIVLNVSGRHFQTWRSTLDRFPDTLLGSSEKDFFYDEHANEYFFDRDPDAFRSVLNFYRTGKLHYPRCECIQAYDEELAFFGIIPEIIGDCCYEEYKDRKRENAERLQDDQEDNKDAKPPNMTVRETMWRAFENPHTSTMALVFYYVTGFFIAISVITNVVETVPCGATPSQKDMPCGERYTVAFFCMDTACVMIFTVEYLMRLFAAPSRYRFMRSVMSIIDVVAILPYYIGLVMTNNEDVSGAFVTLRVFRVFRIFKFSRHSQGLRILGYTLKSCASELGFLLFSLTMAIIIFATVMFYAEKGSSSSKFTSIPASFWYTIVTMTTLG